The DNA segment ACCCGTGTGTTCGTCACCCAGACGACAGCGACGACGACCAGGAAATGAGTCGAAAGCGCACGGTGCGCCAGGCGGCCTCCAAGGCCGTCTCCAAACAGAGGGAGATCCTGCTGGGGGACGGAGGcagcgaggatgaggagcacgAAGATCAGGAGGAGCCCTACTTGGATCGTATGTACACAAACCACCGGCGCGCCGTTACCGCTGAGACCGAACCCACCCGGTTGTATTGATTTCAAGTTGTGCTGTTCCATGCTAACTCATGCTAACCGGCATGCTAGCGGTGCGGCAACGGGAAGTTGTAGCGACCGTTCCACGGGTTCCTTAAACGCAACATCCTCTGTGTGCAGCTGACGAGTCCGGCAGCGACGAAGACTTCACGGTGGAGGATGACGACGACAGCGACTACGGCCGCTCCAAGAAGAAGGGCAAGAAGGTGCTTCGAAGGGGACGGCCAGACAAGAAGGACAAGAAAAGCCCCAAACCTCGACTAAAGGCCACAGGTCAGGGGTCAAGTCCGTCCACGCCGCAGCCTGCAGGGAAACTCTGTGGTTGTAAATGTTGTAGCAGTGATTTGAGGAAGCGTAAGGCTCGTGCCATCGTGTAGCTAACGGAACGTGATCCCTGACTGGTCTCATTCTCACCCCAGTGACCCCCAGCCCAATGAAAGGAAAGGGGAAAGGGCGTCCCAGCACCAAGGCAGTGGAGAAGAGTTCacccaaagaggaggaggaggaggaggaagaggaggacccggagagtcccctggaggaagaggaagaggaggcagagaagaaggaaaccTCCCCGGCCCCCAAGAAGACGACGAAGGAAGGTGCAGGAGGAAACgacgacgaggaggacgaggaggaggaggatggctcAGAAGAGGAGGCGCCCTCTGGAGATGACTAGAAGATGCTGCCCACTGAAGTCTGTCCTTCATCTGTCtcttttgatttttaaatttcatttagttattattttatttcccccccttttcatttcattaaattcTTCCCGGTGGCCTGGCTTGATGGGTTGgactttgttttgctttttttctggtttcgcttctgtcctgtcctgaacatTTTGCTCATATGACCCCGacccctcgtcttcatcaccaaTCTGCGCCGGACTGCCTCCCCAGGGAGCGCCGTGATCACGCTGTCCGTCCTCGGCCCAAACGAATGCGTTCGTGTGTTTTTATATCCTCCTCTGGGATTATTGGCCCGACTGGcaacgtgcttttttttttttttttttcttcccttctcGGTATCAGTAACTTAAGCACTGTAACGACAAAGCGCTGTTCGCTAA comes from the Brachionichthys hirsutus isolate HB-005 unplaced genomic scaffold, CSIRO-AGI_Bhir_v1 contig_835, whole genome shotgun sequence genome and includes:
- the LOC137915607 gene encoding nuclear ubiquitous casein and cyclin-dependent kinase substrate 1-like produces the protein MARPVRNRKVVNYSQFNESDDADEEYGGTKPKKVRPAPREPKHKRSKNSQDDSEESDDKLSKSKNDSAEDFGSEDEGNDFGEGEEEEDEDGGSDYEEKKGKKAKKVKVEKPSKRGPKRKRPADDSDDDQEMSRKRTVRQAASKAVSKQREILLGDGGSEDEEHEDQEEPYLDRESGSDEDFTVEDDDDSDYGRSKKKGKKVLRRGRPDKKDKKSPKPRLKATVTPSPMKGKGKGRPSTKAVEKSSPKEEEEEEEEEDPESPLEEEEEEAEKKETSPAPKKTTKEGAGGNDDEEDEEEEDGSEEEAPSGDD